CTTCCCAACCCTCAGGAATGCCCTAGTGCAAGTCAATGTGCAGTAATAGctgcaaaatatgttaaatctTGTCATACTCTGAGAGAAACGAGCTCTGTAGTATGCGTTTCTAtgtgattacatctgtaaaaaaagacaaggaaaaaaaaggcatttattatattgtatttaatattatggttgatatttacatattattggataattattaatcaatcatcTGTCCATGTTTctaattttctgtactgctttggcaatacaggtttctgatctgtcatgccaataaagcttacTTGAatttgatagatagataggtgtTTATAGATGGATAGGTGAAAGGTGTTTAGGGtgttttactgctctcaaatggATCAAACTTGACCTGAAAAGTATGTAAGGTATAAAAAAATCCTTTGACAAAAACCATAACCTGAGGCAGTGAATATTTTGCCTTGATGCAGTTCTCTCTGCCGCCTGTAGGAGGCAGCAcgtcctcttcctccactcAACGTTACCACGTACGTCCTGACGGCGGTGAGGGTGTGGACGTCCCACTCAATGCAATCCACTGGAGATAACATAACTTGTACTGTGTCTTAACTGCACAACACGAGACACCAGGCTGATATATCCGGTAAGCTAACACCTTTTCTAGTTTGATGTGTTTAAACCACGTAATGATGTTTTTTAGTGTTCTTCTCAGTCAGTCAGCGTCAAAAAATTAGAGAAACGAAGACAGTTCGCGGCTAGCTTGTTAGCAAAACCTGCCCGTGTTTCATTTTGTCAACTAGAGGATGCTAGCTAATGTGTGGAGCTAATCGAgtccatttttaattttttagtATAATGAAAGCATCCGGTGGTACTGCCAGGAGTTGAAGGGTTAACCAGCTATGTTAAATGAGCTATTCTCCTGCGTTAGCTAGTTGTAGCTAGCTGTAGGCAGTGAAGTGATAACGATGAGctcattactgtaatgtaatgttcACTCCAGGATCAAATCACACTGCTTTACAAAGTTTGATTGTATTTGACTAATGTCAAGTTGAATGCAGCCTTAGTTATGTGATCCTCACTTGTGTTTGCTTGGCTTATTCAAACAACAGGTTAGTAATGTTTCCCTTCATTCATGCAGATTGCATTCAAGAGGTAAAACTGTCataccactttttttttttattcctgtcaCAACTTGTTGGCTTTTGTCATGTCTATAGAAGCTCTTAgagttatgtttttgtttttttaacagtatGTAGCCCACAAAACATTTAACCATAGATAAGACTGTGAAATATGAAGGGGAAACGATTGTGTCGGTCTGCATTTTCTCTGAATCTCTTgtgtttagggctgcaactaactgttATTtccattactgattaatctgttaaacaataaatcaattactTGTAGGTATAATGTTTAGAAAGAGTGGAAAATGTACATTGCAATTTCCTCAGAACCCAAgatgaaatgttcaaatgttttgCCTCGTCCAACGAACAGTCCTATGATTGTCAGTTTCATGattataaaacagagaaaagcagaaaacccTCACAATTCAGAAGCTGGAACTGTTTAGTGCTTATGCCtggaaaattagctttaaaataagtgattatcagaatagttgcagattaattttctgttaattgactCATCTATTCATTGACGtatcgtttcagctctaattgtgattccagtttgttttgttttttttgctggtgTCATGTCATATTTGTTATTCCTGTCACAACTTGTTGGCCTTTgtcatgtctttaaaaaaatcttagaGTTATGTCTTTTTCTTACAGCGTTTAGCCCtcaaaacatttacatcacCATAGTTACAACTGTGAAATATGAAGAGGAAATGAATGTGTCAAGctacattttctctctgtggtctttatctgttgtgtttggggctgcaactaactgttATTTCCAAAACTGATGAATctgttaaacaataaatcaattactTGTAGGTAAAATGTTTAGAAAGAGTGGAAAATGTACATCACAATTTCCTCAGAACCCAAgatgaaatgttcaaatgtcTTGTCTCGTCCATCGAACAGTCCTATGATTGTCAGTTTCATgattataaaacagaaaagcagaaaacccTCACGATTCAGAAGCTGGAACGACGCAATGTTTAGTACTTATGCCtggaaaattagctttaaaatAAGTGATTATCCGAATACTCGCTTGCTTACTTACATCACCATAGTTACGACTGTGAAATGTGAAGAGGAAATGAATGTGTCAAGCTACTATTCCTGTCTGTGGTCTCTATCTCTTGtctttagggctgcaactaactggTATTTCCAAAACTGATgaaactattaatcaattaattaattaattactggtctgtaaaatgtaaaaaaataaatacatttaaaaaaatagaaaaatatggtTCCAGTTATTTTGCTGGTGTCATGCCACATTTGTTATCATGGTCACAGTCTGTTGTCCTCAGTAATCTCTTTAACAACTTCCACAATTAGGCTATACTTTCCATGCATCCCAAAAATCATCATAGTTCAGATTGTGCTGAATAATGTGAATATAAAAAGGGACGTTTGGTGTATTATTAATGAAACTGTGCACTCTCTCCCTTTATCTAGTGTATTTAGTTACGGTTTTCACAGTCAAATATTTAGTAAGTCACCGAGAAGAAGCAAACTTTTTCATGacacaatattaaaatatgactcTACCCTGGTGCACAGGGTGCTAGTCACAGCCAAGTGTTGTGAGTCACGACGAAATGAGCTGCATACCCACCCAGTATTACTAAGGTGGACAAAGTTGCTCAATACCAGCTTTCTTGGTTGCCTTTCCTCTGTCAGGTCCGATAAGAAAGTATATGTGAGAGGATAAACAGGTCTAGAACTGATAAAACATATGTTTTAACTGAGCAACTTTCCCTTTTTATGTGTCCGTCTTCCAGGGTTGTGCGAGTGCCATCCAGGCTCTCTTGATTGTGTCCCTCACTGCCCCAGATGAGGGACTGATGCTGGCCGGGACCCTGCTGAACCCCTCGGGCCgcctctctcacctgtctcgCTTCACTTCTGCATCGACTCTCGCAGGTGCACCTTAAGAAGAGAAGAATAAGAATAACACACCAGCTAAAATGGATGATATCTTCACACAGTGCCGGGAAGGCAATGCGGTGGCAGTTCGCTTATGGTTGGACAATACAGAGAATGACCTCAACCAAGGGTGAGCCAAAGTTtattatgtgtattttcttgTCGGTAATATCAACACACACTGAGGAATCATCATAAAGTTCATACAGAGCCTTACAGACTAGCTTAACGTTCACTTCGGCACATTCGTACTTACCTGCGCAACATAAAATTGTGATGCTATATAACGTCGATTAGAATCTCAAGGAAATAAAAGTTACACTGCAGAGTCATCGCATTCTCAAAAAACCCATTTTCTGATGCTGGCTGAGAGCCGGTCTTGTTAGTCCCCAGCGAGATCGTGGCCTGAGATTGAACCCACTTCCTTGAGGGCACATGTTTATGTCCAGAATGCCAGCGGAATAATTCAAAGCATGATCTCGGGACAGGAAGCTCGCTGCGATGGTGGAGTTTGTCACGCTTGCAGTTGCTGCTGCAATTAAagtcaggagaaaaaaaaaaaaaaaaggctgtggGTTAATCAAGGTGCAGAGAAAACTGCAGGCTTCTGTAACgtttgacatgtttacaacacataCATCATCGCAGATCATCAGTCAGTCCTGAGCTTCTTCTCTATCCTCAGCTGACTCTTTAAAGGAAAACTTGGCAATAAATGATGGCCACCCGGGAAGTGCCTCTTTTGGATTCTTCTGTCCCAGATGTAGAGTTCTGGTATTTGTTTTCAGAGCAAACAACAAGGGAATAAATTCATCTGTTTCACTATGATGACTATGAACCTTGAGCttctctcattttgtttttattcctgtGTTTTCGAGTATGTGTGGTAAGAAGGATGAACAACAACTACTTGGATTGTTTTTAATAACTCCAAAGAAACCAGCAGCGgtttgaaaaaacagaaaggcttttttttcctctatttcctctctgctgttgaAAAGTTCAACTAGTGATGTgctggtcacacacacacaagaatggTGAGAAAATGGTTTATGGTTTTGTTTAATAGATGTGACTTTGATAACATCCAGAAGTGAAGTATTTATCATTTCataaatatattacatatttattttggctGAGAAGAGAAAACTGCCTGAATTTGATCAATAATGTGTTTAGTTtgaggcagtttttttttctgtcaagataaaagagggatttttatctttattacaacatttaacatttcaaaaattgttattaaaatataataataaactactAGTTCTATGAGTAAGTACCAAATCAGCCGATGCAGTATACCAAATAGTCTTTTATTAGCTGGTCTGTTTATTCAATTCTCAGCAGGATGTTTGTGCAGAAAAATAAAggggatttttcttttctctttttttttaatgtctgcattgacttcttcttcttttctctgttttcctctttttgattcattttcaccATTGATGTGAGACTGTATGTTCGCATGGAGCCGATGTGGGGGAAATACATCTCCCACATGTGACTTGTCCATTAGCTGATTGCATGTCAAGTTCCCTTTTCCGGCTGATATATCTTCCCCAGCGGGTGAAACGCATGTAttctcgcttttttttttttttttttttgcggaaAAGGCATGACTTTGTAATTTCTCCCCCTCCTACATCTCAGTAAACTCACTATATCTCAGTCTGTCGGCGcttcactgaaatatttcatcGCGCTCCTCGATGACAGTGTGTTTACGCTGATATAACTCCGAGACAAAGAGTAGTAGTGGAATGCTGAATCTCCTTACAAGGAATAACACGCAGGCCTCAGGGGAACCCTCTACCACCTACCAAAtatgagagagggaggagattATTGTAGTGGGCAGGACTGGGAGAGTTATGTGTGACGAGACAGagaatctttgtgtgtgtgtgtgtgtgtgtgtgtgtcctaatAGTGAATTTTTTCTAAAGAGGAATGCACAGAAAGGCATAGCACCctaccccctcctcctcctcttatgTGTTTCCGGTATTCGTCTCCCGGCGGTATTAGATAGCTCCACACTCATTTCCCCCTCAATATTTCCTCCCAGTTCACAAGAGTTAATTGCAAAGTTTAGAATTTAGTCTTTGTGAACTTCTTCCCGTCGTCTCCGGTCTTTTAACTGTAATTTACTCCGCTGCTGTGCTGGAAGGGTTACAGACGGTTTCATGTGTGAAATCAGCCGGCGGTTCTCAACAATTTAGGGCGatttaattaaaattgaatGAAAATTGCGCTCATCACAAAGTTTACAGTTTTGAGTCCCCGTGCCTGACTCCTACTCCTCAAAGTGCCTCATTTATGTTGTTTGATCTCAAATAGACGACTTTAGTCCTCTGCTTCGGTGTTTTCTTCGGCCCACGAGTGTGTAATGGTGGATTCGGTGACCTTGTACATGTGTGAATGATAGTTGAAGtgtttcacttcttcttctctcaggaTAGTTCCGGGCAGGAGGGCAgcagttatttttgttgtttagtttgaGGCTGGTTGTTTGGGGAGGAGGTAGATTTACAGAGTGAATacagattttatatttaacCTTTTTGGTCAGGGCGGTGGTATGAGCCTGTCAGGGTGACGGGGCCAGCAGACAGCGGTCGACAGGCTTCAGTATGAACACGTTCATTGTAATCTCtatactttcactttcacttttacaCTCTCTAGATTAGTGCTGAAGGGTTAACGATTAACTGATTAGAAAACTggaaatgatcttttttttttttgtattctatGATAGTACTTTGAATTcctttttgggttttttgcaCTGTTTGTTGGACTAAAGAATTTAGCCCAACAAACAGAACTCGGgctttttactattttctgacattttatagactaaacagtTAATCAATTGATGAAATCATTGTCAGATGAATTAATAATGAGAATTGATAATTGTGGCTTTATTCTAGATAATTGTTGGAAGCAAGTTGTTCCATTGACTCTTCATAAGGTAAcagattaaagctgcaactaactaaatctgctgattattatctcgatgaatcattttgtctataaaatcaTCAAGTTGTGAacatttactatcatgtatgacgcAGAAAAGAATCAAATGATCACATTCAAAAGGcagcaaccagcaaatgtttggcatttttgtttaataaatgactaaaagGATTATtcgctgattaattttctgtcgatggacttatcattgcagctctataagATATTAAAGAAAAGCAACCCTAGATTCTCCAGTGTAAAAACAACGTTGCACCGACCACTTAAATGCCAATAAAAGCGAAAGTCCTGCTTCTAACATAAAACATCTGGGGGGAACTTATTATCTTCTtcagttaatgttttttttcatcggTGTTATGTTTCTGTAAATTTGTTTTCCCGTCATCTGAGGCTCGTTATGTGACCTGGCGTGGATGTCGGGCCAGAGACACACAGTACAGGGTGCAGACAGCGGCTCTTCCTCGGGCTTTTCCGTCTGCCAAACTGAGTGCTGTTGGCAGGTGGAAGTGCCTGAAATAAATTACCGCAGCCAGTGAGGAGGGGGTGAGCAGGAGAAAACCCTGGCATTCAGTTGCCTCTGGGTTGTGTGGATGAAGCTAGCTTAAAGAGAAAATCAATCCTATAAAAAGTGCCTCTGAATAGAAATACACGCAGAAACCAGAGAGCCGAGTCTCACCAATGCTAcgtttttatcagttttatgtGGATGagagcccttttttttttttttttttgcttggaCGTTTTATAGCCCAATTGGActagtcgattaattgagaaaataatcaacagatcaatcaataatgaaaatagggCTGCAGTGTCCAAGTCCactgattattttccttatcaATTAATCcgtcaattttttttttccacaatgaACCTATaagttgtttaaaatgtcagaaaatggtaaaaaatgttgatcactgtttcccaaagtgcAAGGTGACGTCTTCCTTTAtccacaacagtccacaacccaaagatattcacatttgagaagctggaatcataGAAAAAGTACTAAATTATCAATCGATTAGCAAAATAGTTGGCGAAATAGTcgacaactaatcgattaatcaactaatcgttgcagctctgaatgaaaataattgttagttgcagccttaatacGTGCATTGTGGTAATTAAGAGGTTATATAATTTctcaagaaagaaagaaagaaagagtacCTGTTTATGCTCTTCATATTCTTTTTGATAACTTAATGTTTACAAACATGATTCTTCATTTGAATCGTTTCTTGCGttgttttcactcattttaaagTCGGATTCAAAAATCCTCACAAATGCCTGCTAACTTGTTGATGATGCTAAATGAATCTGTATGCATCATCTTCTGTGCAAGCACAACGTGTGAGCAACACCTGTAATCAAATTATGCTGGATCATATTATTTTTCAAACGGACTAGACTGTTTGAGCTTTGctacttttcattttctatttataggaaacacaaaactgctGAAACAAAGTTTTTTTAATTCCTTACTGCATAtttactgctgctactgctgctttGGATCTTGTCTCATAATTTCATAGCAGGTTATTTTTCATCAGTCATGAGAGTGAACCGTTGTTTTGTGCAGATGGTCAGATAAAATCAGACTGTTTATATGTGCATTCTTGCGTCTGCATAATTCAGCCAGTAACTTTGTCATATTTCTTCATTCTCCTTGAAACAGACTCCAGCTTTACACAGAAACTAATAAAATCATAGGAGTGAGTCTGTGGGGATTTCTACTCTCATAAACTTTGGCTAATTACTTTTTAGGATTTTGCCCTTTTTGGTCTGAGAGGAAATTGCACCCTGAGCAGATCTGGTGTGACTGCAGCAGGTCACCCAGATGCACAGATAGATATGTGTTGTGGGACTGAGGGTCTCTGTGGGTCTGTTGATGCTGTTCGGAGCAGAGCGCTGCAGGATGTGTTAATACAAACCAGTGAATTGAGGGCTTGGGGGGGTCAAAGGGTTCAGAGTCCTCCAGATTCATAATACTCCCTCAGTTCTCAGATCACATTATTATGCTGTCTGCCTACTCATAATTTCAGAGCAAGCGCCTAACGTTATTAACTCTAGGATTCTGCAGTATCTTGGCACAAACAGTAAAGGCCACATGGAACGGGGAGAGTGAATGGAAAGTGGAATATATCACCAGCAAAGTCCAGCTGTTTTACTGGAGCCGAGTGGGAGAGGATGAGGGAGGAAACTTCAtaaagaggggaggagggggaccGCAGTCAGGCACAGGGTCGAGAAATGAAGAAtgacacaatcacacacacacacagcagctggagTGTATGCATGTGCAGCACCGCTAAAGGAAGTCTCACTGGGCCTTATAAGGACTGCGGCGAACGCTCGGCCtactattttgttttgttttgttttttttcccttcagcCTTTTCCTGATTGACTCTCTGTCACTCAGCTCATGCTGTGTCTTAATCTTTCGgtctttatctctttttctcCGAGGAGGTCGGCCATCAGTCACTCCTCTGTCATGTAATCGAGGCCACTGTCCTACATGTGTCCCTGCCAGTGTCACTGAGACAAAGAGGAATGATGAGTGCCAGAGGCCTGTTAGCTGTTGTTTTCAGTCGCATcaacttccctttttttttttttttagttgggAGAATATTGACTGAAGTACAAATGAACAAATTCTTCATTATGCAGTCCCACAGCTGATCTGTACAGCTCTGAATAGCCTAAAACAATGCTGTTATTTCATAAAAGATTTCTAAAGCTTATTAACTGAAGCCTCCTCAAAGGTGCTCAGATTCAAATGCATtagatgtttttgttattgaaaagggaaaaaacagctgaattaatattaaaaaaaagtgatactGTGATTGTCGGAGCAAAATGAATATTGATGAATTGCTCCTAGTTTGTACCACCGAGCTGTCTGTAGGGAAGAACTTTATGATGATAACCCAGGGTCCTGAGGTTGTTGGTGTACTTTCGTCTCCCTCAAGAAATACTTAGCCTGTTTTCCTGCTTGTTCAGTTAATCTTTGCTTTGCTGAAGGCTTTCATGCAACCTGTGCTGAATATAAATGGCCCCTCTCTCTCAACCATAGAGACGACCACGGCTTCAGTCCTCTTCACTGGGCATGCAGGGAGGGCCGCTCCAGTGTGGTGGACATGCTCATCATGAGAGGGGCTCGCATCAACGTCATGAACCGCGGAGACGACACGCCTCTGCACCTGGCCGCCAGCCACGGACATCGCGACATCGTGGGAAAGGTAGGGCTCGTGCAAACATTTGAATGTACACGTTGACGCCGCACAAGGTTCTAGTTTCTACGGAGTTTCTGTAACTCCACAGCGAGTATCTCTTTAACTTTGCTTCATAATCACAGGATATTATGAAACCTAAAATGATGTCACGCGAACACACCAAATACAAGTCGTGTCTGTTCTTGCACTTCCACAATCAGCTATTCCAAGTTGAAGGGAGCGCTTGGTAATTTGTCAGTGTGGAGGGTAAAATCAATGTTTTAATGGCTGCTGTATGAGTATGACTGTAAAACTTGCTTACTGCTAGAGATGTTGTAAAGAGGTCAGtccatttattttctgaaagAAGCGATAATGTTCGTATAATCTTCACTTATCCAGGGAATGGCTAATGCACATTTCTTGGccaatttaaataataattaattgtcCTTTAATGCTTTTGCATCATCTATAGGTCCAATGAAACCAACCATTCAATATAGGGCTTCATTCACTGACAGGCTATGTAGAGCATAAAAGAAATCACCTGCAGTGCTCCTCTGTGGCTTTTTAAGAGGCATTCAGTGAGTCAAGCAGACTTCAACTTTGTCATAAAATGAATGTATTCAGTTTTATAAAACAGCAGATCTTGTTggtaaagtagaaaaaaagtaTGCAGACTATCTCTGATATCTTGTATCTCATTGCAGCCCACAGTACCCCTATGTCATAATACGAGGCATCTGCTGCAGGGTGTCTCATTTAGAATTGCTGCCAGGCAGTCATTGAGTTTAATATTAGGCATGTCTGAATACCTCTGGTATGTGCCCACAGGCAAGACAAACTTCCATCATTTTTCTTGGCAGCATTAACACTCATCCCTGTATACAGCCAAAACAAGATCTGACCAGCCTGATTTTTTGCATATAATCCTttgtttctgcttctctttcAGCTGATCCAGTGCAAAGCAGACACTAATGCAGCCAATGAACACGGGAACACACCACTGCATTATGCCTGCTTCTGGGGCCAAGACGAAGTGGCTGAGGTCAGTGCGCCCCCTGGTGGTGTGACAGAGGAAGCTTCTCCATTGATGTGTAATTCCTGTCAGGATAAACTGTTTGAAATTTGGCTGACAGCaatctttcctctttctcaggACCTTGTGACTAACGGGGCCCAGGTGAGCATCTGTAACAAATATGGGGAAACTCCCCTGGACAAAGCCAAACCTCACCTGCGGGATCTTCTCAGAGGTATCCCACCCGCCCGTTACAGCTGATTATTCTACTTCTAGTTTTAAATGCATCTCTGTATCAACgagtcatttttttgtgtttatttcctcTTCTCAATCTATCTCTCCATCACccagaaaaagcagagaaattGGGACAGAACTTGACTAAAATTCCCTTCAAGGACACTTTCTGGAAAGGCACCACCAGAACTCGACCCCGTGAGTCCCAAAGACATGCATCAGCTGACTAGTTTccattatttgattttgtcagaGTGCTGCATTAAGGGGGGGAGAAATGTTCCATGTTGGCCTCCCAAACAATTTTAAATCCCACCGCTTTTCCATCTGCATGTTCCGCAAAATTTCACATGAATAATGAGTGTTTTGTTTGAACTTTCCTTTTGACTCAATCTTTTGTTTTTAGGCAATGGCACTTTGAACAAACATGCAGGCATCGACTACAAACAGCTCTCTCTCCTGGCTAAAATAAATGAGAACCAGTCTGGAGAGGTACCTTGTACTTACGCTTTTTTATTGCATTGAATGTTCATGCAGAACTGCTGATGATCTGTAATAAGGTACACGTCATATACTTaactttttctatatttatttctCATCTGTAGTTGTGGCAAGGGCGCTGGCAAGGAAATGAAATTGTTGTTAAGGTGTTAAAGATTCGTGACTGGACCACAAGGAAAAGCAGAGACTTCAACGAGGAGTATCCCAAACTCAGGTTATTATTTAATTCACAACTTGATTCAGTTTATATATGTTCTGTGATGTTGTGGTCACTCATTTGTCTGTTTGCATTGCGTTGAACCAAActttatgtatttgtatgtatttctttttttgggggggtcgCATCTCACACAAACCTCCTTTTTTATGTCGAATCCTGTGTGGATTTGcctctttttgtctgtctgtctgtctgcctctctcccCCGTCCCTCCCACTTGGGGCTCAATCCCAGGATATTTTCCCACCCGAATGTCCTACCCATGGTGGGAGCATGTCAGTCTCCTCCCGCCCCTCAccccatcatcatcacacactgGATGCCTTATGGCTCCCTCTACAACGTGCTGCATGAAGGCACCAGTGAGTACTTCTACTCTGGTCACAAAGTCCGTACTTGTCACCGGTTTAGGTGGATTGAAGGGATTTGTGATTTATTACACTTGAGCGTTTGTCATTATGTTGCCATCACTTTCTGTACAGTAGCAATTTCACTGACACCCTGTTATGTGGTGCTTGTCAGTTCAGCTGAAACCTGTTATTATTTGTTCCTCATCCCGCTGTCAGACTTCGTGGTAGACCAGACGCAGGCGGTGAAGTTTGCTCTGGACATCGCCTCTGGAATGGGCTTCTTACACACACTTGAACCTATGATCCCTCGCCACTATCTCAACAGCAAGAGCGTTATGGTAAGAAGAACTTTCGGTCGCAACGCCATGCCTGCAATTGTTGTGTATATAACACCTGACCGATCAAAGGAAATTGTGTTGcctaaaaaaacacagacactgcaCAAGCAGGAAGTGATGTCCTTTACACTTAAAAGTGACATTTCACTCAATGTTTCATGTTTCCACAGATAGATGAAGACATGACAGCCAGGATCAGCATGGCAGACGTCAAGTTTTCCTTCCAGTGTCCTGGCAGGATGTACTCGCCCGCATGGGTAGCCCCTGAGGGTAGGCATCACTTACACAGCACAGATCCAAAGTGACAGCTGAAGCCACACAAGCTCGAGCGTGAATGATGGATAAGGGGAACTCTAGACTGTAGCGGAGCCAAATGTAATCTACAGCTGATGTCCCCAAGAGATAGACTGAAATCCAAGCATGTTGGAAACATAAACTGattacaaaatgagaaaataaccaGAGAACTCTGCAAACACTGTGCAAGGTGGCGCTCacatatttgtgattttttgcAGCAGAGGAACAAACAGTAACAACAAAGCAGTGTGTGGAGCATGAAGGTGGTGACTGCAGGAGATTTGTTGCTATCAAACAACCATAGA
This region of Thunnus maccoyii chromosome 6, fThuMac1.1, whole genome shotgun sequence genomic DNA includes:
- the LOC121899381 gene encoding integrin-linked protein kinase, with the protein product MDDIFTQCREGNAVAVRLWLDNTENDLNQGDDHGFSPLHWACREGRSSVVDMLIMRGARINVMNRGDDTPLHLAASHGHRDIVGKLIQCKADTNAANEHGNTPLHYACFWGQDEVAEDLVTNGAQVSICNKYGETPLDKAKPHLRDLLREKAEKLGQNLTKIPFKDTFWKGTTRTRPRNGTLNKHAGIDYKQLSLLAKINENQSGELWQGRWQGNEIVVKVLKIRDWTTRKSRDFNEEYPKLRIFSHPNVLPMVGACQSPPAPHPIIITHWMPYGSLYNVLHEGTNFVVDQTQAVKFALDIASGMGFLHTLEPMIPRHYLNSKSVMIDEDMTARISMADVKFSFQCPGRMYSPAWVAPEALQKKPEEINRRSADMWSFAVLLWELVTREVPFADLSNMEIGMKVALEGLRPTIPPGISPHICKLMKICMNEDPAKRPKFDMIVPILEKMQDK